TTCCAAGGAATCTCCTTTAAATGGAAGAACGGAAACCAAGAGAACATGTAGGAGGACACCAGCACTCCATATATCAACCTTTTCAGAATAATTGCCAGACAGAACTTCAGGAGCGATATAAGCCGGACTTCCAGCCAAACCAGACAAAGACTGACCTGCAAAAGCAGTACATAGCTGCTTTCATAAGTATTGGATAAGGTTTTCATGAAATAAATGACTGAATTACAGAAGAGGAAAAAATCAGTTATAATTCAAACAGTATGCCAACATTCCACGTTTAGGTTCAATTAAGAACTACTTCATATATCTCATCAACAGGAGACCGATTGGAAGAAAAGCACTAAAGGCTGCATGATAAGAAAAAACTCATATTACAAAGTAGGtttctaaaagaaaattataatccAATGTCACCAGACTTAAGAATAGCTAAGTCATATTCAAGGAAATCCTTTTTTTGCCTTTCACATTCTGATCACTTAATGTGTCAGAACATATCTATGTCCAGATATTATGCCAAATATTCCCTGGCATATTCTAAGAAATCTATAAAGCACAAAACTTCTTGCATAATGCTATCTCCCCTCTCTTTTCATGCATATGCATTGGCATTTTATTGCCAATCTGAAAGTCCTGGCACTCtcctaatatatatttaaaacatatgaATCTTAACACCATTtcctaaaacttaaaaagaCGATACCGGAGACAAAGAAATGCATAAAAAAAGCCAGTATGAGACCTTCAAATTCAAAGTAGGTGCTGAAATATGTACCATTTGAAATTCTCATTGCCAGGCCAAAATCTGCAAGCTTTATTTTCCCCGAGTTGGAGAGAAGAATATTTTCTGGCTTTATATCTCTATGCACAACTCCCATATCATGACAATACTTAATAACCAACATTACATCCTTGAATATACTAGCAGCACGTTGTTCAGAATACTGAATCTCCAGCATCTGGTCTATCAACCGCCCCCCAGAGCACAGCTCCATCACAAGATGGAAACACTCTGCTTCCTCATAGACTGCATGCAATGTGACAACCCCAGGATAACCTGACAAGTGCTGCATTATCTCCACCTCCCTGTGAACAGTCTCCTCTCCCTTACGCAAAGTCTTACATGCAAACTCTGTGCCACTAACCCCAGACTTCACCAACCATACAGACCCAAATTTTCCATGCCCGATTACATCAACCTTAGTGTAGTCATCTTCAACCCTATTCTTCCTACCCAGTTGAGTATTCACATCTATGCACCCTATCTTCCTCTTAAGTCCTCGTCCTGGGGGAACCAAAGACAAAGAGGCACCACAAGGTGGGGCAGTAGCAATAGCTGCAAACCTACTTTTAAACGAGCCAAGAGGTTTGGGGCTTGCATCTTCTTTGCACCTCTTTCTTATCCTACTGTAATCTTCTAATGAGTAATGGGACCTAATATTCAATGATTCCAGTGAATCTCCAGTTTGTCCCAATTCTTCTTTGCTGGGTTTACTTTTACAAGCATCAGTTTCGcttccttttctcttcttcctcatcacATGTAATTAAAAGATAAACTTCTTTCTAACAAAATGCCTATATTACATTAGAAAATCTTAAAGTGATATAAAAAATCCCATTATTCTTCCGCAATTCACTTCAGAGTTTTTCATCTGAAACTGAGGTTTAATGATCTGTCAATTTATAAAGTAACATCTGTTTAGTGTCTGATACATACATGACAATAACGGTTCCAATCTGCGAGAATACAAAATATAACCTTCAACTCCCTAAACCAGAcagtttatcaatttttactCGAAGATCAattgattagaaaatttaaaaaaaaaaaaaaaacacagattAGGGAAAATAACGTACCTTTCTTCGTGGTTTATCAGATTCCACAACAAAAAGGCGAAATCCGACTTAGCTACTAACTCTAGCGATCAATGGCTTTTAAGAGCGGAACGTAACCGAATATTTGCGAATCCGAAATACGAAATCCAGAGGATAGAATCCAACTAGAACCCCTAGAAATCTCCGGTGATAAGATTTGGGGGAAAaaaatagcttttttttttaccaagcatttaccaaaataagtttctttatgattttttagTGAACAAAAGTAAAGAGGTTTGGGGTttagtgctttttttttttacacctAACCGACGTGTCCAAGATTATAAACGGACGGTATCCCAAACACGGGTCAAACCCGAAACTTGAGTACGAAATGACATCCAGTGTGCAAAGCGTCCAGGATAATGCGGATTATGAGACAAACGGAAGTTTAGTTCCGGAGTTATTTTGCGGCATAAAGGACAGAAACATGGAAATTGGGGCCCAACGATTTTGATTGTCACACGtgatcaaattcaaaaaagtgCACATGGCGACGGAGACTAGTACAGTTTTGTGCGTAGAACTGTAGCCAACGACAATTCTCCTGTAATGAGTTGATCACTCCGAGCTTTttctatttgatataattagtaTAATTCTAATATAGTAATTCAgtttagataaaaattttttgatataaaaaatatctatagtattagatttttaatttagagatgacaattaaaattagatttaaactgaattaactcaaattcaagtttgagtttagttcggATGAATCTAAAATGAGTCGATCCTAATCGAGTTTAATCGAATTTCagttgtttttcatattttttaattaaaaattttgatataaaatgatatcgttttgatcaatatatattaaaacgacgtcattttaataacaaaaaatgagttgagttaaattcgaatcgaatttaaatttgaatttgaacttaacTATATATGAATCGAATcgagttcaaacttaaataaacttGAACTAgactcagtttgaatctaatccTAATAACAATGGTTTTGATAAGCAATGAATATTCTTATtttcgtttttgtttttataagtaaaatatttttttattattgttctaTTTTAGAAATAAGGATTATAaagaatttttgtttattttttataaaaaactttgtttttttctttctcttctcattccgttaaaaaaataaaatatttattaattattaaagtaggtttataataatttcaaatttttttaaaataatttaaaatatagagATTTAGTGATGACGATGATGAAGAGAAGAGCtgaaaaaaaggaacaaaaatgGAGGGAAAAGAGCCCGttttataatagtaataaagCCCATCCATATAACGAGTAGCTGAAGTAACAGATACAGCGAAAgtacattttataattaatatgacacaatcatattaataaatataattaattattaataattattggaaaaaaaaaatcatattaccaaaaacaaaaaaagagaatttttatttttttaagaggTAGATCAACGCAACCGAACACGGCCAAGTAACGCTCGACAAACCAAACGCAACCTTAAAACCACACAAACGGTCCATTTGCAGACAAAGTATCAAAAATACAGCGTGAGGACGATGGGCGACTGTATGAGAAGCTTAACTCCTCTCAAAACCCCATTTCACATCAACAAAATCCCAACAAGCAAACTcctttttccttcttctctcTCCTCTTTTCAGACAAAACTCTGTTTTGAACCAAACAATTACCCAAAGATCTCTTTATCTGTACTGCCCAGCCAGAACCAAAACCAACAAAAGTTGTCTCTTGACGCTTTGGTTAGCAGCAATCGCAAAGAACAACTCCTTGGTGACATTCAGGCCTCGCTTTCTAACTGTTTGTCGGAGACAAATCTTCACTTAAGTGTACCTGGTCTCAGATCAAAAACCAGGGGCAAGGTAACTAACTGCTTTTATTTAAGTGTCATAGCAATGTAAAGCACTTCCCTTTCAATAAtagtttgaaatatttattgtttaggttggtaaaatttgtat
This is a stretch of genomic DNA from Mangifera indica cultivar Alphonso chromosome 11, CATAS_Mindica_2.1, whole genome shotgun sequence. It encodes these proteins:
- the LOC123229416 gene encoding serine/threonine-protein kinase PEPKR2-like, coding for MRKKRKGSETDACKSKPSKEELGQTGDSLESLNIRSHYSLEDYSRIRKRCKEDASPKPLGSFKSRFAAIATAPPCGASLSLVPPGRGLKRKIGCIDVNTQLGRKNRVEDDYTKVDVIGHGKFGSVWLVKSGVSGTEFACKTLRKGEETVHREVEIMQHLSGYPGVVTLHAVYEEAECFHLVMELCSGGRLIDQMLEIQYSEQRAASIFKDVMLVIKYCHDMGVVHRDIKPENILLSNSGKIKLADFGLAMRISNGQSLSGLAGSPAYIAPEVLSGNYSEKVDIWSAGVLLHVLLVSVLPFKGDSLEAVFEAIKNVKLDFHSGIWEKISKPARDLMARMLTRDVSSRITADEVLRHPWILFYTEHTLRTLTYKSKLKNQVGVSSRDPRQLAVLSGQHLARTKATKIDGELHGEGSDLHSSSESWSSKLEEQDDCNMVDVLAVAISNVRISEPKRSRLCGPTGPIEQQCSSNMTANNLCRAF